From Bacteroidota bacterium, a single genomic window includes:
- a CDS encoding PhoU domain-containing protein, which yields MGFLDSIFRENDFPPLVSEASDEIHEMVRRGRYMFEAATGHLLENEVLEEDLSKMDELINNGEQHIRRVVFEHLSFHPEQDLIFCLKLVSIVNEAERIGDLAKSIAKVANMANQPRMGALVRPLRDFRDIILEMFLQLEEGFFRGNEDEAQQIMQKHQTLKGDVAAYIINLASEENLSGNQGVVYALSARMLNRVSAHIANIASTVVSPIDQIRRTAAWPEDE from the coding sequence ATGGGATTTTTAGACAGCATCTTCCGGGAAAATGATTTCCCACCGCTTGTAAGCGAAGCATCAGACGAAATCCATGAAATGGTGCGGCGGGGACGGTATATGTTTGAGGCCGCTACGGGGCATCTTCTCGAAAACGAAGTCCTCGAAGAAGACCTCAGCAAAATGGACGAGCTCATCAACAATGGTGAGCAGCATATCCGGCGCGTGGTATTTGAACACCTGAGCTTCCATCCCGAACAAGATCTGATTTTCTGTCTGAAGCTTGTCAGTATTGTCAACGAAGCAGAACGAATTGGTGATTTGGCCAAATCAATTGCAAAAGTAGCCAATATGGCGAATCAACCGCGCATGGGAGCCCTCGTCAGGCCATTGCGGGATTTCAGGGACATCATCCTAGAAATGTTTTTACAACTTGAAGAAGGCTTTTTCAGAGGCAACGAAGACGAGGCGCAGCAGATTATGCAAAAGCATCAGACCCTCAAAGGCGATGTTGCGGCATACATTATCAACCTTGCCAGCGAGGAGAACCTGAGCGGCAACCAGGGCGTCGTTTACGCGTTGAGCGCACGTATGCTAAACCGGGTAAGTGCACACATCGCCAATATAGCCTCGACCGTAGTTTCGCCGATTGACCAGATCCGGCGGACAGCAGCCTGGCCAGAAGACGAATAG
- a CDS encoding thioredoxin family protein — protein MAVASNMPALGNQATTFDLPIANPWIDDQQGETRSMAAYDAADVLVVVFTCNHCPYAIHVEAELIQIAKAYAARGVQFVAISSNDPAQYPTDSFDHMAVRAKEHAYPFPYLWDKTQEIAHAYGAACTPDFFVYDANRTLAYRGRMDETRPGLGDAHGSELKAALDLILETGKGPAQQHPSMGCSIKWYPGNAPA, from the coding sequence ATGGCAGTAGCATCCAACATGCCGGCACTCGGCAACCAAGCAACCACGTTTGACCTCCCCATTGCCAATCCCTGGATCGATGACCAACAGGGCGAAACGCGTAGCATGGCCGCGTACGATGCAGCCGACGTACTGGTCGTGGTCTTCACGTGCAACCATTGCCCTTATGCAATTCATGTAGAAGCTGAATTGATTCAAATCGCAAAAGCATACGCAGCACGGGGGGTACAATTTGTAGCCATTAGCTCCAACGACCCTGCGCAATACCCAACCGACAGCTTCGATCATATGGCTGTCCGGGCCAAAGAACACGCTTACCCGTTTCCCTACTTATGGGATAAGACCCAGGAGATCGCACATGCCTATGGCGCTGCCTGTACACCAGATTTCTTTGTCTACGACGCCAACCGCACCCTTGCCTACCGTGGTCGCATGGATGAAACGCGTCCTGGCCTCGGTGATGCACATGGCAGTGAATTGAAGGCCGCGCTCGATCTAATCCTCGAAACAGGCAAAGGGCCGGCACAACAGCACCCTTCCATGGGATGCAGCATCAAATGGTATCCGGGCAACGCGCCGGCCTGA
- a CDS encoding Na+/H+ antiporter NhaC family protein — protein sequence MDWIVLLPPIVAIGLALWTREVYLSLFIGLWLGTTILVGGNPILGLRELGDQLVTVFSDAGNTRIVFFCLLVGSLIALVQASGGVLGFVNWAQKRGLGTTRRGAELLAWVVGMVIFVESSITSLTVGAVSRSFFDKLQIPREKLAYYCDATSAPVCMMLPLNGWGAYILGLLAAQGVMDSEAVGLLINALAFNFFAIFAIIMAFVLAFTGWSFGPMARAENRAAETGQLIREGSVPMISEDVSEIQPVSNSSHQTIDLLLPIFTMIGMIFVSLYITGDGNLMKGSGSTSVLWAVATGIAVAMAMYAIPRKGKMLISPVKSTGLILKGASGLLPVTILIVFAFALGQVSRALEMGPYLVDLIGDGAPAWWIPSLIFVIGCLVSFFLGSSWTTFAVLIPIALPLAEGLGLSPALMLGAVLSGGVFGDHASPLSDTSIISSMSAACDHVDHVNTQLPYTLGLAGVTIVAFIIAGLIF from the coding sequence ATGGACTGGATTGTACTGCTTCCTCCGATTGTAGCCATTGGCCTCGCCCTCTGGACCCGCGAAGTCTACCTTTCCCTTTTTATTGGCCTTTGGCTGGGCACAACGATTCTTGTTGGCGGCAACCCCATACTGGGACTGCGCGAGCTTGGTGACCAGTTGGTTACCGTTTTTTCCGATGCCGGCAATACGCGGATTGTCTTTTTCTGTCTGCTTGTTGGTAGCCTCATCGCCCTGGTTCAAGCTTCTGGGGGCGTACTCGGGTTTGTAAACTGGGCGCAAAAACGGGGCCTTGGCACCACCCGCAGAGGCGCAGAGCTGCTTGCCTGGGTTGTCGGGATGGTCATTTTTGTCGAATCCAGTATCACCTCCCTCACCGTCGGCGCCGTTAGCCGGTCCTTTTTTGACAAGCTGCAAATTCCGCGAGAAAAGCTGGCCTACTACTGCGACGCAACCAGCGCACCAGTCTGCATGATGTTACCCCTCAATGGCTGGGGCGCGTACATCCTCGGACTCCTGGCGGCGCAAGGCGTGATGGATAGCGAAGCGGTTGGCCTGCTGATCAATGCGCTTGCGTTCAACTTCTTTGCAATCTTTGCCATCATCATGGCGTTTGTGCTGGCCTTTACCGGCTGGAGCTTCGGTCCGATGGCCCGCGCCGAAAACCGCGCGGCAGAAACAGGCCAATTGATCAGAGAAGGTTCAGTCCCCATGATTTCGGAAGACGTCTCGGAAATCCAGCCTGTTTCCAACTCGAGCCATCAAACGATCGACCTGCTGCTGCCTATTTTCACCATGATCGGGATGATATTCGTCAGCCTGTACATCACAGGAGACGGTAACTTGATGAAAGGCAGTGGTTCAACCTCGGTACTCTGGGCAGTAGCTACCGGCATTGCTGTTGCCATGGCGATGTATGCCATCCCGCGCAAAGGTAAAATGCTGATCTCGCCAGTTAAGTCTACCGGTCTTATTCTAAAGGGTGCATCCGGGCTGTTACCGGTGACGATCCTGATTGTGTTTGCCTTTGCGCTCGGCCAGGTTTCTCGCGCGCTTGAAATGGGCCCTTACCTTGTTGATTTAATTGGTGATGGCGCACCGGCGTGGTGGATCCCGTCGCTGATCTTTGTCATCGGCTGCCTCGTCTCCTTTTTTCTCGGCTCGTCATGGACCACGTTTGCGGTCCTGATTCCCATCGCCCTCCCCCTGGCGGAAGGCCTTGGCTTGAGTCCAGCCCTGATGCTTGGTGCCGTGCTTTCTGGTGGCGTCTTTGGTGACCACGCTTCACCGCTATCTGATACGTCGATCATTTCGTCGATGTCTGCTGCCTGCGATCATGTGGACCACGTAAATACGCAGTTGCCGTATACGCTCGGACTGGCTGGAGTCACTATTGTAGCCTTCATTATTGCCGGCTTGATCTTTTAG
- a CDS encoding DUF3224 domain-containing protein, with product MKATGTFDVTMKPIDAYAASKAGAQLGRMSLDKTFAGDLEGTSQGEMLTAMTDVKGSAGYVAIEQVEGSLMGKTGTFVLQHFGVMAGTDSRLILEVVPDSGTDELAGLSGSMEIINEAGTHCYVFAYGFE from the coding sequence ATGAAAGCTACAGGCACCTTCGACGTGACCATGAAACCCATCGACGCCTACGCCGCCAGCAAAGCCGGCGCACAGCTTGGACGTATGTCCCTGGATAAAACCTTTGCCGGCGACCTCGAAGGCACCAGCCAGGGAGAGATGTTGACAGCGATGACGGATGTAAAAGGCTCTGCGGGCTACGTGGCGATTGAACAGGTTGAGGGTAGTTTGATGGGGAAGACGGGCACCTTCGTATTGCAACACTTTGGCGTGATGGCCGGCACAGACAGCCGGCTGATTCTCGAAGTAGTGCCGGATTCAGGTACTGATGAACTGGCCGGCCTCAGCGGCAGCATGGAAATTATCAATGAGGCCGGGACGCACTGCTACGTGTTTGCGTATGGTTTTGAGTGA